One Mobula birostris isolate sMobBir1 chromosome 23, sMobBir1.hap1, whole genome shotgun sequence genomic window, ATGTGGACACCTCAAAATAGCTGGAAGTCTTGAAGATAGCTTAAGTAGATAAATTAAGGTTTTCATTTCAAGAATGTTGAAACTTTGCTACATTCAACCTCTCAAGATATTTCCATAATGATGGAATTATTCTGAGAATTTTGTAGACTGTATTCAACCATTCTTGGGTCAGTCTTTAATTCGGCTTTCCTCTGCTGTTATTTGATCCAAGGTCCACAAATATGTTTGCTTTTCTCAGGAGAGTTAATTTATTCTGTTTAGACATAACACCAAATTGAAACCTTCCTGTATGCTAATTCTGCATTTTATCTGCAAAGAGTGCTTGTTAATTTTGACGAGCTGCTTCAATTACATGGAGAACATTATAGACTTTACCCTTTCATTTTTCCTATATCTGGTTCAACTTTTGCCAGATTTAAAACACTCAAAACAGAGTTAGTTGAAGTCAGCCATGAAAACATGCTATTCTTTGTGCAGTTGTTTTCTGTCAAGTACATGTTGTTGATgtcattttatttttgtttctcagGCTATATTTGAGCTTTTTCGAGGCGAGCAAGATCTAATCGAAGACCTAAAATTAGCAAGGAAGGTTAGTATAAAGTTGAAGCATAAAAATCCTTGTTTAGATACAAACCAATTTAGGAAAAGCTTTCAGTTGTATAAATACTTAAAATGAAATAATGGCAGGTCactctgattttttttattataaaAAATCCAAATCATTTAGCTTCTTGATGCAAGGGTGATACAATATATATACAGTAGAATTTAGTAGGATATTAATACAGTTTACATTATCAGAGGGTCTGGTCAGATGCTTGGTGCTAATTTAAGTATTAAAAATGTTATTGCTATATAAACTTGAGAGAGTTAAGTAAATATTCAATGTACTTGTCTGTTTTGCATAGGCATATCATGATCCTATGTTGAAGTTATCCATCATGACAGAAGAAGAACTAACCCAGATCTTTGGAGCTCTTGATTCTTATATCCCCCTGCATGAAGGTGAATATGAGCAACATAAGGCTGTTAcccataaataaaaacaaaatttctCAACTGTTATTACTATTGTACTTCCAAGTAGTAGAAGTAGTACACCATCTAAATTATTCAGAAGGTTTTGTGATAAATTACTTTTCAATTTAATTGGTCCAGAGCTATGTAACATTTGCTGTTTATCAAAATCATCTTTGAAAGTATATTCTATTTCTGAAGTGTTGATTTACTGAATGCTGCTGACAACTAAATTAATGTGCTTGTTTTCATCCAGAGTTCCTAACCAAGCTCGCTAAAGTTACAAAGCAAGATGGGACAGTAGAAGAAATTGGTCACATCCTTGTGAATTGGGTAAGTTGTTTTAAAATCATGACGTGAGAAACAATagcaacatacacacaatgctggatgaactcagcaggccgggcagcatctatggagaggagtgaaCAATtgacttcatcagtcctgatgaagtgtctccgcccaaaacatcaactgtttgttcttttccatagatgctgcctagcctgctgagttcctccagcattttgtgtgtgttgcttcaatttccagcatctacagattttctcattacATGAGGAATAATGCTGGTTGTTTAGTATAAGTACTGCTTTCAACTCTGTTAAATAGCTGCTGGCATCTAAGTATTTAATTTGTTCTGTTCTGTTAGTATGAAGTAACATAGTAATTGATATAAATTGAGAATTTGATGCCACCAGAGCATAAATGGGAATGCTTTTCAATTTCTTGCAAAAATGCAATGTAAATTGACTTCAGGGTCCACCGCTTTTCTTTATTCTCAAGCATGTGTTCTTTGTATCCAGTTGCCCAGGCTTGATGAATACAAGGAATACTGCAGTAACCAGCTGGCAGCAAAGGCACTCTTGGATCAAAAGAAGCAAGACAAGAGAGTGCAGGATTTCCTTCAGCGCTGCCTCGAGTCGCCCTTCAGCAGGAAGCTGGACCTTTGGAGTTTCCTGGATATTCCTCGCAGCCGTTTAGTTAAGTACCCCCTGCTGTTGAAGGAGATACTGCGGCATACACCTGGTGGACACTCGGACCAGAAGAATTTGGAGGATGCGGTAAGTGCCAGTTATGTGGGGGTTAATTTTTTTCTTCAGGTCTGACCCATACATTTTCTATATAAATTACTGAATAAGGAAATCATCTAGTCTATTGCTCCTACATTTGTCTTTGTTCAATCTATTGTCAAATAGGAGTACCTGATTCAATAGTTATGTGAGCCAAGGATTTGCCTTGCACTTATGAAATATCACTAAGTCTCCCCTTTGTTCTTCTGGTGTATTTGcatgttttccatgttcctgatagaatcatagaaaacctacagcacaatacaggcccttcggcccacaaagttgtgccgaacatgtccctaccttagaaattactaggcttacctatagccctctattttactaagctccatgtaccaatctaaatgtctcttaaaagaccctatcgtctctgcctccaccaccattgccagcagcccattccacgcactcaccactctttgagtaaaaaaacttaacccctgacatctctacctactccccagcaccttaaacctgtgtcctcttgtggcaatcatttcagccctgggaaaaagcctctgactatccacatgatcaaagcctttcatcatcttatgcacctctatcaggtcatgtatcatcctccgtcgctccaaggagaaaaggccgagttcagtcaacctattctcataaggcatgctccccaatccaggcaacatccttgtaaatctcctctgcaccctttctatggcctccacatcctttccgtagtgagacgaccagaactgagcacagtactccaagtggggtctgaccagggtcctttatagctgcagcattacctgtcagctcctaaattcaattccacgattgatgaaggccagtacatcgtacgccttcttaaccacagagtcagcctgcacaactgctttgagcgtcctatgtactcggaccccaagatccctctgatcctccacactgccatgagtcttaccattaatactatattctgccatcatatttgacctaccaaaatgaaccacttcacacttatctgggttgaactccatctgccacttctcagtccagttttgcatcctatcaatgtcccgctgtaacctcttgacagccctccacactatccacaacacctccaacccttgtgtcatcagcaaacttactaacccatccctccatttcctcatccaggtcatttataaaaatcacgtagtaagggtcccagaacagatccctgaggtacccCACTGGTGACCgctctccaggcagaatacagcctgtctacaaccactccttcccttctgtgggcaagccagtctggatccacaaagcaatgtccccttgtgaTAGTGAAACACTTCGTTGTATTCACCAAAGTAAATGAGGTGTCTGTTTTGTTTTCAATTTGTATTTTAATTATTACAATTTCTTTAGATTGTGCTTCTTGGATCTTTTATTGAACACTGCCAGTTTTTTTGTAAGTATTGGTGTACAGTTAATTGTGCTTACTGATAGTTAGGTTTTGCTTTCCAGATTGCCATCATTCAAGCAGTTCTATCAGACATCAATGTGAAGAAAGGAGAGTCTGATTGTCAGTACTACATTGACAAGCTGGATTACCTGGATGAAAGGCAAAAGGATCCACGAATTGAAGGCAGCAAAGCCCTTCTTTGCCATGGGGAGTTGCGAAACAACCGGGGGACGGTATGTTTAGTTTCATTTTATCATTACATAATTTTGCTATAGTTAAGCCCAACTACAGCTTAAACAATACTGAAATATCATTTCCAATAGGTAGATACTGATTTATGAGTTATTAAACAACCTACATGTTTTTAATGAAAAATAATTTGACGACTTTTCTCCATTTCAGAAACTATACGTCTTCCTATTCCAAGAAGTCTTAGTACTGACTCGCCCAGTATGTCGCAATGACCGTCAGTGTTACCAAGTATACCGTCAGCCGATGCCTGTTAAAGATCTTCTGCTGGAAGACCTACAAGATGGCGATACCAAAATGGGTGGCTCCTTCAGAGGAGCTTTCAGCAATTCTGACAAAGGTAAGCTGAGGCTTACTGTTGAATGTGGTAGCTAAGTAAACATCTGATTTGCAACTCTAAGGTGCCTTGCTATGCTTTTATTCtagaatatagaacactacagcacagtacaggcctttcagcccacaatgttgtgccaacatttaacctactctaacatcaatctaacccttccctcctacataaccttccacttttctatcaaccatgtgcctatctgagtttcctaaatgcccctaatatatctgcctctcccaccaccctggcagagtgttctgcacacccaccactctctctgtaaagaaAAAAACATATCTCTGATATCcaccctataatttcctccaattaccttaaaatgaaTATTTGCTACATATTGTTTGACGACCAGCTTAGAAGATAAATACTTTAAAGTATTTATAGCATTGCATTTGTATACTCAAGATTTGTTTTAGTTGTAATTCTAGTTCATGGAAAATTCTTAATTTTTAACTTTTTTATTCTTTATCACTGAAATCATTGTAATTTATGTTCTTTTATCCACAGCCAAAAACATCTTCAAAGTCCGTTTTCAACATGCAACACAAGGACAGTCGTCACATACGCTACAGGCCAATGACATTTACAACAAGCAGCAGTGGATGAATTGCATACGGAACGCCATATCACTCTACCAGTCGGCACCTCATCTGACAGACCACCAAGAGCTCTGTGATTTAGCTGAAGAGTGCGAGAAGGACTCTCAACATACAACAGAACTTCAGCAGGAAGGGCAGGCGTCTTCCCTCTCTGAAGGGGTGGAAATGGCAGATAGTGGTTCAGAGACTGGCTCCAATATGGACGTGAGTGATTCTGAATCAAGCAGCCTAAGGAGCAGCATTGAGAACGAGGATTCAGTAGAACAGTGTGACTCCATGTCAAAAGGCAGCACAGAAATGATCCAGCAGCAGGAACAAATGACAAAGAGAACAGAAACATTAGTGTGACATGCCTGTTCTCAGCTTATGAAGCGGACTCTATTTATATATCTGTACAATGTTTGTACTGTGGTTTAGCGCCAGGATTAATTTGCCAATCTTGTTACTCTTCTCTCTCCATATAAAATTTGGCAGCTATTAAATCCAGTTATCTTTGAACTACTGTTAGTTCTTCTTCAAAGTGACTAAATCTCTTAATAACCCAATAGTAATTTTTAAATTACTGGGTTATTTGCTGTAATAGATTTTGGTTCAAAAGCTCTGTTTCAGTCTTGTAAATGGCATTTGCTGTCTTAACCAATATTTTTGTGTTGTACATTCCCTTTGGCCATCCATATATCCTGCAGgtattttaaaatttaatattttttttgTAGATCAATAAATTTTTTGTTACATTTCTTAATTAAGTGAAGTTCCCATGTAATATCATTTAGAGAGAAAAATCTTTCTTCAAAGATAAAGTACTTCtgatttattatatatatttacatgtttttttttaagatttcaAAATTTGTCAATCCTTCTGGTGTCATGCGATTGAGCCATTCCTGTAATTATGTTGAAGACCATACAACTGCTGTATTATCTTTGTGAGAGCAAGCATATAATTTGTGTTTTGTGCTTTGGACTACTGAGGGAAATGCCAAGGAATTTTAAAAGGTGCTAGAAAGTCGCAGAAGGTTAGAAGAATGTGTATCTAATGGACTTAGAAGTAAGCTGCTTGATGGAAAATAATTAGTAATTAACCATGAGTTTTAAAAGTTCGCAGATGGCTGTAAATTTAAGCAGTCGATAACGTTGCAATATGGTAGTGTGGGAGGAAAGTAGCAGCATTAGATGGAACAAGTATTAGTGTGTGGGTGAGTGCAGAGAAGGAGTCTAGAAATGTGACTGTTTATAAAGTACACCTGACAAGGAGGTAAGAGACTGATGGGCATTTCTCTAATGTACAGATTACTGGattcaaatgtataataaaaCTGGAAAATAATAATCTATAATTGGCttgtgtgtttcttgtacttaacAATGATTCCTACCATaagaccttttggcccattgagtttgtgccaccatttcatcatggctgatccaattttcctctcagccccaatctcctcccttcttcccatatcccttcttgccttgaccagtcaagaatctatcaacctctgccttaaaggtACATAGAGACTTGGcccccacaactgcctgtggcaaagaattccacagatttaccactctctggctaaagaaattcctcctcacctccgttctaaaaggatgctcatctattctgaggctgtgtccactgttcttggactctcccaccataggaaacgtccactctatctagtccttttgtAGGTGGAATAATTCAGATGTAATATCCAGTTTCAGCATTGAAATGAGAATTTTATGTTAAACTATAGTTGAATTGAACCCCTAGTTCTTTCCTATTTTGAAAATCATCTTTGGTAAGGCTCTATTTTTAGAATAAAGTTACACTTTGCAGACCATTTGCCTTCTATTTGAAAGACATATCCAATAACAATGTCCTTGTCCTGCAAAATTTCCTGTGTCTCCAGTTCCCTCAAGTTGCTGCCATTGAGGCTTTCTTTTAGATGGTGTACTGGTTATTTAAATAAattcctttaaatttctcccttGTGGATTATGGAATTCCTGTCAGATAAAACAGCAGTGTATTTATCATCAATATCCCTCCTAATTGTAAGCACCTACTAAATCTCACTACAAAAGTAAAATACTACAGCTCCTGGCACTCTGAAGTAAAATGGAAATTGCTATGGGAATTGTCAGGTCAATGACTTCATAAGAACACAGATTCTGGGTATTTCTAATTAATCACTGCATAAATCACTTTGTGTTTGTCTATCATATGTGAATATAAATACTACTTATGAGccccatacaaaatgctggaggaactcagcagacacttcagaagcgtctcagcccgaaacgtcaacagtttattctccatagatgctgtccaatATGCTGAGTTTATCTTTCGTTTTCTGTGTGAGgttctagatttccaacatctgcagaatctcttgtgtggaTGTTTGAGCCTCTCAGTGTCCATGTACTTTTAAAGTATTTGGCTTCTTATTTGATCTTTATCTGATTATTAACTGGAGACTGTAGCATCTGGTTAGGATATTTGGGTTGAAGTTATGCTAGTAGTGCTGATGTTAAATATTTCCATGTACTTGAGTTGTGTACAATCTTGTAATCAAGTTGATGGAGGTAGATTTGATGAGTGATCAACAAGGGGTGATGGAAAGGCTTTACCAGAATTCGCTGTGGTACAGAATCATCATTAAAACTTTTCTTGTGTTCCTTCTGATGAGCAGTGACTGCCTCTCTGCATTTGTAAAATTCATCCCTGCCCCATTGATGCCTTAAGTGATCCTGACAGTTTAGAAGAATCTGCACATTCCATAGTTATTAGTAAGCTGCTGGGCCTCcctgtgcttttttaaaaaatctcattTGATGATTATGTCACTGGTTTCCTTTTGGTGCACAGCCTCTAGGTACCTACAAACTATCTGGTCTAGTGGCTCTGTCATACCTGATTAAAGCCAAATCAAAGAAAACTATGTACCAACTAATAAAGGCGTAGGTGTACCGTTACAAACATAAgtgattctgcggatgctggaaatcctgagcaacaaacaaaatgctggagaaactcagcaagtcagacagcgtctatggaaatgaataaacaggtcgGCCAGTCCAGATGAACAGTTGTATCAGTCACGAGGCACAGTATGCAGGGAGAGCTTAGATACTGAAGTCAGGGGCAttttcaagttaaaaaaaaatagatcCTGCTGTGGTAACTACAGAGGGCCTTCCCTGCTGCATCCAAGGGAGGTAGTAATTGCCAGTGGTCTCCCAGTGCTAAAAGATctccctgactcactgagttctgtCCATAACGATTCACAAacagtttgaagtaaatttattgttaaagtacatatatgtcaccatatacaaccctgagattcttgcaAGCAGTCATggtaaatacagagaaacaaataATATCGATTAAGGACAGCACCAAACAAGGACAAACAtcaatgtgcaagagacaacaaactacaaatacgAAAGAAGAAGAAGGTAAtaataggtaaataaataaacaattaatattgagatcatgagatAAAGGATCCGTAAAAGGTTGTGGGAATACTTCAGTAagaggatgagtgaagttatcctctctggttcaagagcgtgatggttgaggggtaataacggttcctgaacctggtagtgtgcattttaaggttcctgtaccttcttcctgatggcagcagtgagacgagagcatagcctgaatggtgagggttctcgatggatgctgctttcctgcaacagtgctccatgtagatgtactcaatggtggggagggctttacctgtgatggactggaatgtatccactactttatgtaggaatttccattcaagggcattagcgtttccataccaggttgtgatgcaactaatcaatatactctgcacagcacacctat contains:
- the net1 gene encoding neuroepithelial cell-transforming gene 1 protein isoform X3; the encoded protein is MVAYDEIPNFLPTKRTITVVDVQSQVFHAKELEEPSNKRVRPLSRVTSLANLISPSKNGAVRRFGQTLQRSITFRSDNKSPGCPQRVCSKASAPTPPKRRNSKLWVETLDVNTKQNFSSKEIKRQEAIFELFRGEQDLIEDLKLARKAYHDPMLKLSIMTEEELTQIFGALDSYIPLHEEFLTKLAKVTKQDGTVEEIGHILVNWLPRLDEYKEYCSNQLAAKALLDQKKQDKRVQDFLQRCLESPFSRKLDLWSFLDIPRSRLVKYPLLLKEILRHTPGGHSDQKNLEDAIAIIQAVLSDINVKKGESDCQYYIDKLDYLDERQKDPRIEGSKALLCHGELRNNRGTKLYVFLFQEVLVLTRPVCRNDRQCYQVYRQPMPVKDLLLEDLQDGDTKMGGSFRGAFSNSDKAKNIFKVRFQHATQGQSSHTLQANDIYNKQQWMNCIRNAISLYQSAPHLTDHQELCDLAEECEKDSQHTTELQQEGQASSLSEGVEMADSGSETGSNMDVSDSESSSLRSSIENEDSVEQCDSMSKGSTEMIQQQEQMTKRTETLV
- the net1 gene encoding neuroepithelial cell-transforming gene 1 protein isoform X2 — translated: MSQADLAARENRRSQLKRNSSAPSSTPETTDDSLRRPPLRRGSSFTFLTPGPWDFTLKRKRRAKDDDVISLCSLDIKEPSNKRVRPLSRVTSLANLISPSKNGAVRRFGQTLQRSITFRSDNKSPGCPQRVCSKASAPTPPKRRNSKLWVETLDVNTKQNFSSKEIKRQEAIFELFRGEQDLIEDLKLARKAYHDPMLKLSIMTEEELTQIFGALDSYIPLHEEFLTKLAKVTKQDGTVEEIGHILVNWLPRLDEYKEYCSNQLAAKALLDQKKQDKRVQDFLQRCLESPFSRKLDLWSFLDIPRSRLVKYPLLLKEILRHTPGGHSDQKNLEDAIAIIQAVLSDINVKKGESDCQYYIDKLDYLDERQKDPRIEGSKALLCHGELRNNRGTKLYVFLFQEVLVLTRPVCRNDRQCYQVYRQPMPVKDLLLEDLQDGDTKMGGSFRGAFSNSDKAKNIFKVRFQHATQGQSSHTLQANDIYNKQQWMNCIRNAISLYQSAPHLTDHQELCDLAEECEKDSQHTTELQQEGQASSLSEGVEMADSGSETGSNMDVSDSESSSLRSSIENEDSVEQCDSMSKGSTEMIQQQEQMTKRTETLV
- the net1 gene encoding neuroepithelial cell-transforming gene 1 protein isoform X1, with the translated sequence MSQADLAARENRRSQLKRNSSAPSSTPETTDDSLRRPPLRRGSSFTFLTPGPWDFTLKKRKRRAKDDDVISLCSLDIKEPSNKRVRPLSRVTSLANLISPSKNGAVRRFGQTLQRSITFRSDNKSPGCPQRVCSKASAPTPPKRRNSKLWVETLDVNTKQNFSSKEIKRQEAIFELFRGEQDLIEDLKLARKAYHDPMLKLSIMTEEELTQIFGALDSYIPLHEEFLTKLAKVTKQDGTVEEIGHILVNWLPRLDEYKEYCSNQLAAKALLDQKKQDKRVQDFLQRCLESPFSRKLDLWSFLDIPRSRLVKYPLLLKEILRHTPGGHSDQKNLEDAIAIIQAVLSDINVKKGESDCQYYIDKLDYLDERQKDPRIEGSKALLCHGELRNNRGTKLYVFLFQEVLVLTRPVCRNDRQCYQVYRQPMPVKDLLLEDLQDGDTKMGGSFRGAFSNSDKAKNIFKVRFQHATQGQSSHTLQANDIYNKQQWMNCIRNAISLYQSAPHLTDHQELCDLAEECEKDSQHTTELQQEGQASSLSEGVEMADSGSETGSNMDVSDSESSSLRSSIENEDSVEQCDSMSKGSTEMIQQQEQMTKRTETLV